Proteins from one Paenibacillus sp. J23TS9 genomic window:
- a CDS encoding ABC transporter permease: MKIWYLWVALIVFSIISLFVGVKNISPLDLFHLTPEQQQVLWVSRLPRLVSIIIAGVSMSIIGLIMQQLTRNKFVSPTTAGTMDSARFGILVAMMLFSNATTLEKILVAFLFALLGTFIFMRILDKVKFKDTIFIPLVGLMFGNIVSSITTFFAYKNDLIQNMSAWLQGDFSTVLKGRYEMLYVSIPLLIIAYLFANRFTIAGMGEEFAVNLGLNYKAVVNIGLVLVAAVSSVVILTVGSIPFLGLVVPNIVTMYQGDHLKKNLAHTALLGAVFVLFCDILGRIIIYPYEISIGLTVGVIGSAIFIFLLLRRKAYAS; this comes from the coding sequence ATGAAAATCTGGTACTTGTGGGTAGCGCTCATTGTTTTTTCAATCATATCCCTGTTCGTGGGAGTTAAGAACATCTCTCCGCTGGATCTTTTTCATCTAACCCCGGAGCAGCAGCAGGTACTATGGGTCAGCCGGTTGCCGAGGCTGGTAAGCATTATCATCGCAGGCGTCAGCATGAGCATCATTGGTCTGATTATGCAGCAGCTGACTCGCAATAAATTTGTTTCGCCGACAACGGCGGGCACGATGGACTCCGCTAGATTCGGCATTTTGGTGGCAATGATGCTATTCTCGAATGCTACCACGCTGGAAAAGATACTGGTTGCCTTCCTCTTCGCCTTGCTGGGAACGTTCATCTTCATGAGGATTCTGGATAAGGTGAAGTTTAAGGATACGATATTCATTCCTCTGGTGGGACTTATGTTCGGTAATATCGTCAGCTCGATCACAACATTTTTTGCCTACAAAAATGATCTGATCCAGAACATGTCCGCCTGGCTGCAGGGTGATTTCTCAACGGTCCTCAAAGGACGCTATGAAATGCTGTATGTCAGCATCCCGCTCCTCATTATCGCTTATCTGTTCGCGAACCGCTTCACGATTGCGGGTATGGGTGAGGAGTTTGCGGTCAATCTTGGCCTCAACTACAAGGCGGTGGTGAATATTGGTCTGGTGCTGGTCGCCGCGGTATCATCGGTGGTTATTTTGACGGTAGGTTCGATTCCATTTCTCGGTCTGGTCGTTCCGAACATCGTGACGATGTACCAGGGTGATCATTTGAAAAAAAATCTTGCGCATACCGCCTTGCTTGGAGCCGTATTCGTTCTGTTCTGCGACATCTTGGGCCGGATCATCATTTATCCGTATGAGATATCCATCGGCCTTACGGTTGGCGTCATAGGCAGCGCGATCTTCATTTTCCTACTCCTGAGAAGAAAGGCTTACGCGTCATGA
- a CDS encoding iron chelate uptake ABC transporter family permease subunit yields the protein MKKKLIFLSIIALALILVFMFIQAGGNWDYVLPRRGKKVLAMIITGGAIAFSTVVFQTITNNRILTPSIMGLDSLYMLFQTFMVYIFGSAGLTMMGKNINFILSVGLMALFSVVFYKLLFKREGQNIYFLLLLGLIFGTLFQSLSTFMEVLIDPNEFQIVQDKMFASFNNVSTELLWISIILMAAVTVYFARYAKYLDVIALGKDQAVNLGVDYDRVVKRMLVVVAILISIATALVGPITFLGLLVANVSYQFMRTFRHHFLILGAMLLSIIALVGGQLLVERVFTFSTTLSVIINLAGGVYFIYLLLKESKSS from the coding sequence ATGAAAAAAAAGCTGATTTTCCTATCGATTATCGCACTGGCGCTGATACTCGTGTTCATGTTCATCCAAGCCGGTGGCAATTGGGATTATGTCCTGCCGCGAAGGGGCAAAAAAGTGCTGGCGATGATCATTACAGGCGGGGCGATCGCTTTTTCCACCGTCGTCTTTCAGACCATAACTAATAACCGGATCCTGACGCCGAGCATCATGGGACTCGATTCCCTGTATATGCTGTTTCAGACCTTTATGGTTTACATATTCGGTTCAGCCGGGCTGACCATGATGGGCAAGAACATTAATTTTATTTTGTCAGTCGGCCTGATGGCACTCTTCTCGGTGGTCTTTTACAAGCTGCTGTTCAAGCGGGAAGGGCAGAACATTTACTTTTTGCTCCTGCTCGGGCTGATTTTCGGCACATTGTTCCAGAGTCTGTCGACATTCATGGAGGTGCTGATCGACCCGAACGAATTCCAGATTGTGCAGGATAAAATGTTCGCAAGCTTCAACAATGTGAGCACGGAGCTGCTGTGGATATCGATTATATTGATGGCGGCAGTCACGGTTTATTTTGCGCGATATGCCAAGTATCTCGATGTTATTGCTCTCGGTAAGGATCAGGCAGTCAATCTGGGTGTGGATTATGATCGGGTTGTGAAAAGAATGCTGGTCGTGGTTGCGATACTGATCTCCATCGCGACAGCGCTGGTAGGTCCGATTACCTTTCTCGGGCTTCTCGTTGCTAACGTCAGTTACCAGTTCATGAGAACCTTCAGGCATCATTTTCTCATTCTCGGAGCCATGCTGCTCAGCATTATCGCCTTGGTGGGCGGACAACTGCTGGTTGAACGGGTATTCACCTTCTCCACCACGCTGAGCGTTATCATCAATCTGGCCGGAGGGGTGTACTTCATCTACCTGCTGCTAAAGGAGAGTAAATCGTCGTGA
- a CDS encoding ABC transporter ATP-binding protein has protein sequence MIEVNNVTKLYNGKTVLDDVSVRIGKGKITSFIGANGAGKSTLLSLISRLIKKDGGDILIEGESVDKCKSSDLAKKISILKQSNHINVRLTIRELVSFGRFPYSQGKLKPEDWVFVDEAIRYMELEEMQHQYLDQLSGGQQQRAFIAMVIAQNTEYVLLDEPLNNLDMKHSVQIMKVLRRMVDELGKTVIIVIHDINFASVYSDDIVALKNGRVVKEGPAAEIIDSPVLKQVYGMDIQIETINDHRICVYFA, from the coding sequence GTGATTGAGGTCAACAATGTAACCAAACTATACAATGGCAAAACCGTCCTTGATGACGTGTCTGTCCGCATCGGCAAAGGGAAAATCACTTCCTTCATTGGTGCGAACGGGGCAGGCAAAAGCACGCTCCTGTCCCTGATCAGCCGCCTCATCAAAAAGGACGGAGGAGACATTCTGATAGAAGGCGAGTCCGTCGACAAATGCAAGAGCAGTGATCTCGCCAAGAAAATATCGATTCTCAAGCAGTCCAACCATATCAATGTCCGTCTTACGATCCGCGAGCTGGTCAGCTTTGGACGGTTTCCTTACTCACAAGGCAAACTGAAACCGGAGGATTGGGTTTTTGTTGATGAGGCGATCCGGTACATGGAGCTTGAGGAGATGCAGCATCAGTATCTGGATCAGCTGAGCGGCGGCCAGCAGCAGCGTGCTTTTATCGCGATGGTCATCGCGCAGAATACGGAATACGTGCTGCTTGATGAACCGCTGAACAACCTGGATATGAAGCATTCCGTGCAAATTATGAAGGTACTGCGGCGGATGGTGGATGAGCTTGGCAAAACCGTCATTATCGTCATTCATGATATTAACTTTGCTTCTGTATATTCGGATGATATCGTGGCTCTCAAAAACGGGAGAGTCGTCAAAGAAGGACCCGCCGCGGAAATTATAGATTCCCCTGTGCTCAAACAGGTATACGGCATGGACATCCAGATCGAAACGATTAATGACCACAGAATTTGTGTGTATTTTGCGTAA
- a CDS encoding siderophore ABC transporter substrate-binding protein — protein MLMLIISAMLVFVLAACGNNNNAESPVKETEANAAAATEGSEEITIKHKLGEVKVKKNPQKVVVFDFGILDTLDKLGVAVTGVPQANIPPYLSKYEDKDAYKNVGSLKEPDFEKINALKPDLIIISGRQSDAYEELNKIAPTVYLGLDTTKFMDSFKENMNTVGQIFGKEAEIKTELESIDKSIAEVHDKAAASGKKALIVLSNEGKLSAYGPNSRFGIIHDVLGFTPADGKIEVSTHGQSVTSEYVAEKNPDYLFVVDRDAAIATDKGGAAAKKTVENELVKNTNASKDGHIVYLDPNYWYLSGGGLLSVQEMVKEVGESIN, from the coding sequence ATGCTCATGCTAATCATATCTGCAATGCTGGTGTTTGTACTGGCTGCTTGCGGTAACAATAATAATGCCGAATCGCCGGTCAAGGAAACCGAGGCCAATGCGGCTGCTGCTACAGAGGGATCCGAGGAAATCACCATTAAACATAAGCTTGGCGAAGTCAAAGTGAAGAAGAACCCGCAAAAAGTTGTTGTATTCGACTTCGGGATTCTGGATACGCTCGATAAGCTGGGAGTTGCCGTAACGGGTGTGCCACAAGCTAACATTCCGCCATATTTGTCCAAATACGAAGATAAAGATGCATATAAGAACGTGGGCAGTTTGAAAGAGCCTGATTTTGAAAAAATCAATGCACTGAAACCTGACTTGATTATCATTTCTGGCAGACAATCTGATGCATATGAGGAACTGAACAAAATTGCCCCAACCGTATATCTTGGACTCGATACAACCAAATTCATGGATTCCTTCAAGGAAAATATGAATACGGTCGGCCAAATCTTCGGTAAGGAAGCAGAAATTAAAACTGAGCTTGAAAGCATCGATAAGTCTATCGCCGAAGTGCATGACAAAGCAGCGGCCTCCGGCAAAAAGGCCCTGATCGTGCTTTCCAATGAAGGCAAGCTGAGCGCGTACGGTCCGAACTCCCGTTTCGGCATCATCCATGATGTGCTAGGATTTACCCCGGCGGACGGCAAGATTGAAGTATCGACGCACGGCCAAAGCGTAACTTCCGAGTACGTGGCTGAGAAAAACCCAGACTACCTGTTTGTCGTTGACCGCGATGCTGCGATAGCAACGGATAAGGGTGGAGCAGCTGCGAAGAAAACCGTTGAAAACGAGCTGGTGAAAAACACGAACGCATCGAAAGATGGACATATCGTCTACCTCGATCCGAACTACTGGTACCTTTCCGGCGGCGGCCTGCTGTCCGTTCAGGAAATGGTGAAGGAAGTTGGAGAGAGCATTAACTAA